One genomic region from Chthonomonas calidirosea T49 encodes:
- the rpsB gene encoding 30S ribosomal protein S2 produces MASLSMKELLEAGVHFGHQTRRWNPKMKRYIYGARNGIHIIDLHQTLTLFDEAQRFVQEVVASGGHVLFVGTKKQAQDAIQEAAQRCRQSYVNQRWLGGMLTNYRTIKERLKRLDELNEMQMNGTLDRLTKKEATLLLEERDKLERYLGGIKNMPGLPQCLIVVDCKKEHIAIAEARRLGIPVVALVDTNCDPDLVDYVIPGNDDAIRAIRLITGRLADAIAEIKQAEWDAEEAAQHPAEGESVEAIVPDEVEKPDVDAFEPTPDADYVFHPGEEDEYSRMAAEVESQGEA; encoded by the coding sequence TTGGCATCGCTTTCCATGAAAGAGCTCCTCGAAGCAGGAGTGCACTTTGGACATCAGACGCGCCGTTGGAACCCAAAGATGAAGCGCTATATCTACGGCGCGCGCAACGGCATCCACATCATTGACCTCCATCAAACGCTGACTCTGTTCGATGAAGCCCAGCGATTTGTGCAGGAGGTCGTCGCCTCGGGTGGACACGTGCTGTTTGTGGGCACCAAAAAGCAGGCGCAAGATGCCATTCAAGAGGCCGCTCAGCGCTGTCGCCAAAGCTATGTAAACCAGCGATGGCTCGGCGGAATGCTCACCAACTATCGCACCATTAAGGAGCGGCTTAAACGGCTCGACGAGCTGAACGAAATGCAGATGAACGGCACCCTAGACCGCCTCACCAAAAAAGAGGCTACCCTGCTGCTTGAAGAGCGCGACAAGCTGGAGCGCTACCTCGGCGGCATCAAAAATATGCCCGGTCTACCACAATGCCTGATCGTAGTGGATTGTAAAAAGGAGCACATCGCCATTGCGGAGGCAAGACGCCTAGGCATTCCTGTGGTAGCCCTTGTGGATACCAACTGCGACCCCGATCTGGTGGACTACGTGATACCGGGCAACGACGACGCCATTCGCGCCATTCGCCTCATCACCGGGCGCCTTGCGGATGCCATCGCCGAGATCAAGCAGGCGGAGTGGGATGCTGAAGAGGCCGCTCAACATCCCGCCGAAGGCGAGTCGGTAGAGGCGATCGTGCCGGACGAGGTCGAAAAACCGGACGTGGATGCCTTCGAGCCGACCCCCGATGCGGACTACGTGTTTCATCCCGGTGAGGAGGATGAGTACAGCCGCATGGCGGCAGAGGTAGAGAGCCAAGGCGAAGCCTAA
- the tsf gene encoding translation elongation factor Ts, giving the protein MPEITAAMVKELRDRTGAAMMLCKEALVETGGDFDEAVVYIRKKLGAKLSDRGDRVAAEGVIAVAVVDDRDAAIIELNSETDFVARSEDFKQLAKELAEQVARSRATSTEELLKQPSLVDMALTVQDRIHDVFSRLRENIVFRRFAFVSTDETGHIATYVHVPANDRIGVLVEVGAESPEAARSEEIKHLGHELAMQIAASRPRYLTREEVPEEVLEQERDIARTVARNEGRPEAAIEKIVEGRLRKFYEETVLLDQPYLREPKKTIAQLLKEVGKGAHIRRFIRYEVGEQTGGAATSGAIKETVE; this is encoded by the coding sequence ATGCCAGAGATAACCGCCGCAATGGTGAAAGAGCTGCGCGATCGAACCGGCGCCGCGATGATGCTTTGCAAAGAGGCCCTCGTGGAGACCGGGGGCGACTTCGACGAGGCCGTCGTCTACATCCGCAAAAAGCTGGGCGCCAAGCTGAGCGATAGAGGCGACCGCGTCGCCGCCGAAGGCGTTATTGCCGTGGCCGTGGTGGACGATCGGGATGCGGCCATCATCGAGCTGAACTCGGAGACCGACTTCGTGGCGCGCAGCGAGGACTTTAAACAGCTGGCCAAAGAGCTGGCCGAACAGGTCGCGCGCAGCCGAGCAACCTCCACCGAGGAGCTTCTGAAACAGCCCTCCCTGGTTGACATGGCGCTGACGGTGCAAGATCGCATCCACGATGTGTTCAGCCGACTTCGGGAGAACATCGTTTTTCGCCGATTTGCGTTTGTCTCCACCGACGAGACCGGCCATATCGCCACCTACGTGCATGTGCCGGCCAACGACCGCATTGGGGTGCTCGTGGAGGTGGGCGCCGAATCGCCGGAGGCCGCCCGCAGCGAGGAGATCAAACACCTAGGGCACGAGTTGGCCATGCAGATCGCAGCCTCCCGCCCTCGCTACCTTACTCGGGAAGAGGTGCCCGAAGAGGTGCTTGAACAAGAACGCGACATCGCGCGGACCGTGGCCCGAAATGAAGGACGGCCGGAAGCGGCCATAGAGAAAATCGTGGAAGGACGGTTGCGTAAGTTCTATGAGGAGACCGTCCTGCTGGATCAGCCCTACCTGCGCGAGCCGAAAAAGACCATCGCACAGCTGCTGAAAGAGGTGGGAAAGGGCGCCCATATTCGCCGATTCATTCGCTATGAGGT